From Helicoverpa armigera isolate CAAS_96S chromosome 26, ASM3070526v1, whole genome shotgun sequence, one genomic window encodes:
- the LOC110372637 gene encoding trypsin CFT-1 isoform X1, with amino-acid sequence MIRPVSACRANQTMWDKRTNMWCVTLLLIAVASCNAESFELKTAELPPQTVSRIVGGVETTVERYPFIVQVLYNAQFYCGGSLLTSRHVLSAAHCFVNDFGYVLPANRFAIRMGTTFLNTGGSLHQVSQVIVHESYNNPSRDNDVAVVVLSTAATLSSSVQLAVLGARGQELPDNTTVTAVGWGLTHVNNTMPSTVLNEVTVMKVNRSVCEDRYRLLEEIHSVPFPVTNTMICAGILDVGGKDACGGDSGGPLLYGNVQVGVTSWGWSCAEPIWPGVYARVANYTDWIEAKISLSSLQIQQYNSAGISRVGAVTLLTPILFLILNL; translated from the exons atgATAAGGCCTGTATCGGCATGTAGGGCAAATCAAACGATGTGGGACAAACGAACAAATATGTGGTGTGTTACTCTATTATTAATTGCAGTTGCAAGCT GTAATGCAGAATCATTTGAATTAAAGACGGCTGAGCTGCCTCCTCAGACTGTCAGTCGAATTGTAGGCGGCGTGGAGACCACCGTGGAAAGGTACCCGTTTATCGTTCAG GTATTATACAATGCACAGTTCTATTGCGGAGGGTCCCTGCTGACGTCACGCCATGTGCTCTCTGCGGCTCACTGCTTCGTCAATGA TTTCGGCTATGTCCTACCCGCGAATCGCTTCGCCATCAGGATGGGCACAACATTCCTGAACACTG GTGGATCCCTGCACCAAGTATCGCAAGTGATAGTCCACGAATCGTACAACAACCCGTCCCGGGATAACGACGTGGCCGTGGTGGTGTTGAGTACAGCAGCTACCCTCAGCTCCAGCGTGCAGTTAGCGGTCCTCGGGGCCCGGGGACAGGAGCTACCTGACAACACCACCGTCACTGCTGTCGGGTGGGGACTCACACAT GTGAACAACACAATGCCGTCGACAGTGCTGAATGAGGTGACGGTAATGAAAGTCAACCGGTCTGTCTGCGAGGATCGATACCGTCTCCTGGAGGAGATACACTCCGTCCCATTCCCGGTCACCAATACCATGATTTGCGCAGGAATACTCGATGTTGGAG GCAAGGACGCATGCGGTGGCGACTCGGGCGGGCCGCTACTCTACGGCAACGTGCAGGTGGGAGTCACCTCGTGGGGCTGGAGCTGCGCCGAGCCGATCTGGCCCGGCGTGTACGCCAGGGTCGCGAATTACACCGACTGGATCGAAGCTAAG ATTTCTTTATCTTCGTTACAGATACAGCAATACAACTCGGCTGGCATCAGCAGAGTCGGGGCCGTTACTCTACTCACGCCTATATTGTTCCTGATACTCAACTTATAA
- the LOC110372637 gene encoding trypsin CFT-1 isoform X2: protein MIRPVSACRANQTMWDKRTNMWCVTLLLIAVASCNAESFELKTAELPPQTVSRIVGGVETTVERYPFIVQVLYNAQFYCGGSLLTSRHVLSAAHCFVNDFGYVLPANRFAIRMGTTFLNTGGSLHQVSQVIVHESYNNPSRDNDVAVVVLSTAATLSSSVQLAVLGARGQELPDNTTVTAVGWGLTHVNNTMPSTVLNEVTVMKVNRSVCEDRYRLLEEIHSVPFPVTNTMICAGILDVGGKDACGGDSGGPLLYGNVQVGVTSWGWSCAEPIWPGVYARVANYTDWIEAKIQQYNSAGISRVGAVTLLTPILFLILNL, encoded by the exons atgATAAGGCCTGTATCGGCATGTAGGGCAAATCAAACGATGTGGGACAAACGAACAAATATGTGGTGTGTTACTCTATTATTAATTGCAGTTGCAAGCT GTAATGCAGAATCATTTGAATTAAAGACGGCTGAGCTGCCTCCTCAGACTGTCAGTCGAATTGTAGGCGGCGTGGAGACCACCGTGGAAAGGTACCCGTTTATCGTTCAG GTATTATACAATGCACAGTTCTATTGCGGAGGGTCCCTGCTGACGTCACGCCATGTGCTCTCTGCGGCTCACTGCTTCGTCAATGA TTTCGGCTATGTCCTACCCGCGAATCGCTTCGCCATCAGGATGGGCACAACATTCCTGAACACTG GTGGATCCCTGCACCAAGTATCGCAAGTGATAGTCCACGAATCGTACAACAACCCGTCCCGGGATAACGACGTGGCCGTGGTGGTGTTGAGTACAGCAGCTACCCTCAGCTCCAGCGTGCAGTTAGCGGTCCTCGGGGCCCGGGGACAGGAGCTACCTGACAACACCACCGTCACTGCTGTCGGGTGGGGACTCACACAT GTGAACAACACAATGCCGTCGACAGTGCTGAATGAGGTGACGGTAATGAAAGTCAACCGGTCTGTCTGCGAGGATCGATACCGTCTCCTGGAGGAGATACACTCCGTCCCATTCCCGGTCACCAATACCATGATTTGCGCAGGAATACTCGATGTTGGAG GCAAGGACGCATGCGGTGGCGACTCGGGCGGGCCGCTACTCTACGGCAACGTGCAGGTGGGAGTCACCTCGTGGGGCTGGAGCTGCGCCGAGCCGATCTGGCCCGGCGTGTACGCCAGGGTCGCGAATTACACCGACTGGATCGAAGCTAAG ATACAGCAATACAACTCGGCTGGCATCAGCAGAGTCGGGGCCGTTACTCTACTCACGCCTATATTGTTCCTGATACTCAACTTATAA